A portion of the uncultured Bacteroides sp. genome contains these proteins:
- a CDS encoding nitrogenase component 1 — translation MLLRHTTAKEIDRKALTINPAKTCQPVGAMYAAFGIHGCLPHSHGSQGCCAYHRSALTRHFKEPIVASTSSFSEGSSVFGGSANLLQSIETIFSVYDPEVIAVHTTCLSETIGDDLTQIVSKADEDGKIPAGKKVIYCNTPSYVGSHITGYANQVAAMVKFFSTATPKKRNVVNLVAGWMEPSDMGEIKRLASVMEARTLMFPDMTGVLDTPLTGKYEMYPKGGCTTEHLKTTGDSKFTIGLGEYSTNVACIALENKCKVKFEMTDIPIGLKATDRFITALSRHANVPVPESITEERGRLIDLIADNQKYFYGKRVALFGDPDTLIPLCEFLVSMDMRPVYVVSGTPGKPFEERLKTILKDIPEAKFKGGELADMFQMHQWIKQEPVDLLIGNTYGKYIARDENIPFVRYGFPIADRAGHNFFPKTGYVGATNLAIQILNVLFDHMDRTCAEEKFEFQL, via the coding sequence ATGTTACTAAGACATACTACTGCTAAAGAGATTGATAGAAAGGCTTTGACCATCAATCCGGCAAAGACTTGCCAACCTGTTGGCGCCATGTATGCGGCTTTCGGTATCCACGGATGCTTGCCTCACAGCCATGGCTCACAAGGGTGCTGTGCTTATCACAGAAGCGCTTTGACTCGTCATTTCAAAGAGCCGATAGTGGCTTCTACCAGTTCGTTCTCCGAAGGTTCTTCAGTTTTTGGAGGTTCGGCCAACTTGCTACAATCCATCGAAACAATTTTCTCGGTTTATGATCCGGAAGTGATAGCGGTGCACACCACTTGTCTTTCAGAGACCATTGGTGATGACTTGACGCAGATCGTATCGAAAGCTGATGAAGATGGTAAAATACCGGCTGGCAAAAAAGTAATCTATTGCAATACACCATCTTACGTGGGTAGTCACATCACGGGATATGCCAATCAGGTTGCTGCCATGGTGAAATTCTTCTCAACAGCTACACCGAAAAAGCGAAATGTAGTAAACCTTGTTGCGGGTTGGATGGAACCTTCGGATATGGGAGAAATTAAGCGTTTGGCTTCTGTCATGGAAGCTCGTACACTGATGTTTCCTGATATGACCGGCGTGCTCGACACCCCACTTACGGGTAAATACGAAATGTATCCAAAAGGAGGATGTACCACGGAACATCTCAAGACAACAGGTGATAGCAAATTTACAATTGGCCTTGGTGAATATAGTACCAATGTTGCATGTATTGCTTTGGAAAATAAGTGTAAGGTGAAGTTTGAAATGACCGATATTCCAATCGGTTTGAAAGCAACAGATCGTTTCATCACTGCTTTGAGCCGTCATGCCAATGTGCCTGTACCCGAAAGTATTACTGAAGAACGCGGTCGTTTAATTGATCTTATTGCCGATAATCAGAAATATTTTTATGGAAAGCGTGTCGCTTTATTTGGAGATCCTGATACATTGATTCCACTTTGCGAATTTCTTGTAAGCATGGATATGCGCCCTGTTTATGTAGTTTCAGGAACACCTGGCAAACCATTTGAAGAGCGTTTGAAAACCATTTTGAAAGATATTCCTGAAGCAAAATTTAAGGGAGGTGAATTGGCCGATATGTTCCAAATGCACCAATGGATTAAACAAGAACCGGTTGACTTGCTGATTGGAAACACGTATGGCAAATATATTGCTCGCGATGAAAACATTCCGTTTGTACGTTACGGATTTCCTATCGCTGACCGAGCCGGACATAATTTCTTTCCTAAAACAGGCTACGTAGGAGCCACTAATTTGGCTATTCAAATTCTGAATGTACTCTTTGACCACATGGATCGCACTTGTGCAGAAGAGAAATTCGAGTTTCAGCTTTAA
- a CDS encoding nitrogenase component I subunit alpha yields the protein MENKVLNVDLSTAREELIEIYPKKVGKKRSKSIVVADPNNIPEIQANVRTIPGIITQRGCTYAGCKGVVLGPTRDIVNITHGPIGCGYYSWLTRRNQTRPGESEENFITYSFSTDMQDSNIVFGGEEKLKQAIREAYELFHPKAIAIFSTCPVGLIGDDVHRVAIQMKEEIGNGINIFGFSCEGYRGVSQSAGHHIANNQLFRHLIGNDDTVKATHKFRINVLGEYNIGGDAFAIDTLFEKCGIQIVATMSGNSTIEQFETAHTADLSLVMCHRSINYVAEMLETSFGIPWMKANFIGAEACAKSLRKVGKYFGDAELIARIEAVIAEEMVPVIAAREQAKLKTNGKTAMLFVGGSRAHHYQELFDELGITTVCAGYEFGHRDDYEGRRVIPSIQIDADSRNIEQISVKRDVERYNPRKTEEELKALEAEGLEFNQYDGMMAEMKKGSLVIDDLSHYEMEKLIEKYHPDVFCAGVKEKYCVQKMGIPLKQLHNYDSGGPYASFEGAVNFYKDIEQIVCCSIWKEMKAPWESEEYVEAVYAAV from the coding sequence ATGGAAAATAAAGTTTTAAATGTAGATTTAAGCACTGCCAGGGAAGAACTAATCGAAATCTATCCTAAGAAAGTAGGTAAGAAGAGGAGCAAGAGCATTGTGGTTGCTGATCCGAATAATATTCCTGAAATTCAGGCAAACGTACGCACAATCCCAGGTATTATCACTCAAAGAGGGTGTACATATGCAGGATGTAAGGGTGTGGTTTTGGGGCCTACGCGAGATATCGTTAATATTACTCATGGCCCTATAGGCTGCGGATATTATTCTTGGTTGACACGCCGCAACCAGACTCGTCCCGGAGAGAGCGAAGAAAATTTCATAACTTATTCGTTTTCGACTGACATGCAGGATTCAAACATTGTGTTTGGTGGCGAAGAGAAATTGAAACAAGCCATCCGCGAAGCATATGAACTGTTTCACCCAAAAGCTATTGCTATCTTCTCTACTTGTCCGGTTGGTCTGATTGGCGATGATGTTCATCGGGTAGCTATTCAAATGAAAGAAGAGATAGGCAATGGTATCAATATCTTTGGTTTCTCTTGCGAAGGCTATAGAGGTGTTTCACAATCTGCCGGACACCACATTGCTAATAATCAGTTGTTCCGCCATCTCATTGGCAATGACGACACGGTAAAGGCCACTCACAAATTCCGCATCAATGTACTTGGCGAATATAACATCGGTGGTGATGCTTTTGCTATTGACACTTTGTTCGAGAAGTGTGGCATTCAGATCGTAGCTACGATGTCGGGTAACTCTACCATAGAACAATTTGAAACAGCACATACGGCCGATCTTAGTTTGGTGATGTGTCACCGTTCTATTAACTATGTAGCGGAAATGTTGGAGACTTCTTTCGGTATTCCATGGATGAAAGCAAACTTTATTGGTGCTGAAGCTTGTGCCAAGTCTCTCCGTAAAGTAGGTAAATATTTTGGTGATGCTGAACTAATTGCCAGAATAGAAGCTGTTATAGCCGAAGAAATGGTGCCGGTTATTGCCGCCCGTGAACAGGCAAAACTGAAAACAAACGGTAAAACTGCCATGCTCTTTGTAGGAGGTTCTCGCGCACACCACTATCAGGAGTTGTTTGACGAACTAGGAATAACAACCGTTTGTGCAGGTTATGAGTTCGGACACCGTGATGACTATGAAGGTCGCCGCGTGATACCAAGCATCCAGATTGATGCCGATAGCCGTAACATCGAACAGATTTCGGTAAAGAGGGATGTTGAACGCTACAATCCTCGCAAAACAGAAGAAGAACTGAAAGCACTCGAAGCTGAAGGATTAGAGTTTAATCAATATGACGGTATGATGGCAGAAATGAAAAAAGGATCACTTGTAATAGATGACCTTAGCCATTATGAAATGGAGAAACTTATCGAGAAATATCATCCGGATGTATTCTGTGCAGGAGTGAAAGAGAAATATTGTGTTCAGAAAATGGGAATACCATTGAAACAGCTCCACAATTATGATTCAGGCGGACCTTATGCATCATTCGAAGGAGCAGTAAACTTCTACAAAGATATTGAGCAAATAGTTTGTTGCAGTATCTGGAAAGAGATGAAGGCTCCTTGGGAGAGTGAGGAATACGTAGAAGCAGTATATGCTGCCGTTTGA
- a CDS encoding P-II family nitrogen regulator, producing the protein MKLILAIIRIAKMQETKMALQDAGLPSFTAMPVLGRGKGHGDLERAAKYAPEHVELISSVPRLKSKRMITLMVTDDKKDLAVETILKMNQTGESGDGKIFVIDSSDSVHIRTGEKGDITLD; encoded by the coding sequence ATGAAACTGATACTTGCAATTATCCGCATTGCCAAAATGCAGGAAACCAAGATGGCGCTTCAAGATGCCGGACTCCCTTCTTTCACCGCTATGCCGGTGCTGGGAAGAGGAAAAGGACATGGCGATTTGGAGAGGGCTGCCAAGTACGCTCCTGAGCACGTAGAACTGATTTCTTCTGTGCCTCGTCTGAAGTCGAAACGTATGATTACTCTGATGGTGACAGATGATAAGAAAGATCTCGCTGTGGAAACGATCCTTAAGATGAACCAAACAGGCGAAAGTGGAGACGGTAAAATATTTGTGATTGATTCTTCTGATTCTGTTCATATTCGTACAGGAGAAAAGGGAGATATAACGCTTGACTGA
- a CDS encoding P-II family nitrogen regulator has product MYLLRAIVRPEKSPIVMNALLNAGFPAVTKLSVFGRGKQRGLKVGNVTYDELPKDLLMIVIPEKDKDFVIETIIESARSGDKGQFGDGKIFVTPVTETYTISSGKKEI; this is encoded by the coding sequence ATGTATTTATTAAGAGCCATTGTACGCCCCGAGAAATCACCCATCGTGATGAATGCGCTACTAAACGCCGGATTTCCCGCAGTAACTAAACTATCTGTTTTCGGACGTGGTAAACAACGCGGTCTGAAAGTAGGAAACGTTACCTACGACGAATTGCCGAAAGATCTGTTGATGATTGTTATTCCCGAGAAAGACAAAGACTTTGTTATTGAAACAATCATTGAATCAGCTCGCTCAGGAGATAAAGGACAATTTGGCGATGGTAAGATCTTCGTAACTCCGGTTACCGAAACATATACCATCTCTAGCGGAAAGAAAGAAATCTGA
- the nifH gene encoding nitrogenase iron protein: MKQIRKIAIYGKGGIGKSTTTQNTVAGLAEMGKKVMVVGCDPKADSTRLLLHGLAQKTVLDTLRDEGEDVDLDDVMKLGFNNTSCVESGGPEPGVGCAGRGIITSINLLEQLGAYDDDKQLDYVFYDVLGDVVCGGFAMPIRDGKAQEVYIVCSGEMMAMYAANNICKSISKFGKVGTVRLGGIICNSRKVDNEANMIEEFARKLGTQMIHFVPRENMVQHAEINRKTVIDHAPQHPQADEYRSLAKKIDENKMFVIPTPLTMPELEEMLVSFGIMN, from the coding sequence ATGAAACAGATTAGGAAAATTGCTATTTACGGCAAAGGGGGTATTGGTAAAAGTACAACTACTCAAAACACAGTGGCTGGTTTGGCCGAAATGGGTAAAAAAGTAATGGTAGTGGGTTGCGATCCAAAAGCAGACTCCACTCGTTTACTACTGCATGGTTTGGCTCAGAAAACAGTTCTCGACACGTTGCGTGATGAAGGTGAAGATGTAGATCTGGATGACGTAATGAAATTAGGATTCAATAATACTAGTTGCGTTGAATCAGGTGGTCCGGAACCGGGTGTAGGATGCGCTGGTCGTGGTATTATTACTTCTATCAACTTGCTTGAGCAGTTGGGAGCTTATGATGACGACAAGCAATTGGACTATGTGTTTTATGATGTATTGGGCGACGTTGTTTGTGGTGGTTTTGCCATGCCAATTCGTGATGGTAAGGCACAAGAGGTGTACATTGTTTGCTCTGGCGAGATGATGGCAATGTATGCAGCAAATAATATTTGCAAATCCATTTCTAAATTTGGTAAAGTAGGTACCGTTCGTTTAGGGGGAATTATTTGTAATTCTCGTAAGGTGGACAACGAAGCAAATATGATTGAAGAATTTGCTAGGAAGTTAGGCACACAGATGATCCATTTTGTTCCTCGCGAAAACATGGTTCAGCACGCAGAAATTAACCGTAAAACGGTGATTGATCATGCTCCTCAACATCCGCAAGCTGATGAATATCGTTCTTTAGCCAAGAAAATTGACGAAAATAAAATGTTCGTCATTCCTACACCGCTAACAATGCCGGAATTGGAAGAGATGTTGGTAAGCTTCGGAATCATGAATTAA
- the modA gene encoding molybdate ABC transporter substrate-binding protein, producing the protein MRKSFLLIALLLISMTICAQKSVKVAAAANLRSVFMEIKDKYEKENPGVKLDVTFGSSGNFVQQIMNGASFDFFMAADKSFPLKLQSQGMTYGKVSTYIYGKLAMWSNSIDVNKGVSVLKLDAVKRIAIAKPETAPYGERAVELLKKQGLFNDLQTKIIYGDNISAAAQYAFTGNAEVGFIALSLAMAPEMVGKGKCYVIPQNLYSPIEQACVLIKKPARNLAAEKFMKYILGNSCDKLWEKYGYSK; encoded by the coding sequence ATGAGAAAGAGTTTTTTGTTGATCGCTCTTCTGCTGATAAGCATGACGATCTGTGCACAAAAGAGTGTAAAAGTGGCTGCTGCAGCCAATCTACGGAGTGTATTCATGGAGATAAAAGATAAATATGAGAAAGAAAATCCGGGAGTTAAACTTGATGTAACATTTGGCAGTTCCGGTAATTTTGTTCAGCAGATCATGAATGGAGCTTCTTTCGATTTCTTCATGGCCGCTGACAAAAGCTTTCCACTGAAGTTGCAGAGCCAGGGAATGACATACGGCAAAGTGTCTACTTATATATATGGCAAACTGGCTATGTGGAGCAATTCTATTGATGTGAATAAGGGTGTAAGCGTGTTAAAACTGGATGCTGTGAAGCGTATTGCTATTGCCAAACCGGAAACGGCACCTTATGGTGAACGTGCTGTGGAACTTTTGAAAAAACAAGGTCTGTTTAATGATCTGCAAACGAAGATTATCTATGGAGACAATATCTCTGCTGCTGCACAATATGCCTTTACAGGTAATGCCGAAGTTGGTTTCATTGCTCTCTCCTTGGCTATGGCTCCCGAAATGGTGGGTAAGGGGAAATGCTATGTGATTCCACAAAACCTATATTCTCCTATTGAGCAAGCGTGTGTGCTTATAAAGAAACCTGCGCGCAATCTGGCTGCTGAGAAATTCATGAAATACATACTTGGCAACAGTTGCGATAAGTTGTGGGAAAAGTATGGTTACTCCAAGTAA
- a CDS encoding alginate export family protein: MKLFIKGKTNKMVGAMALLLFTTTSTVAQELSINAELRPRAEYRSGYGSPITDSSSPAGFMLQRSRLGFGFKNAYLKTNFTIQDSRTYGEAGVNSEAVSSSGSLSVYEAWADILLIPGGSVAIGRQALKYDDNRIFSASNWSNTGTAHDVVVFKYELENSFTGNLGFAYNNDKAISKETMYSAATKYRYMGYLWISKPLTSGLLLTALALDEGIQKTTTDASGTTTYSSKVDMYHRYTAGGNLKYQNPSCPFDFLATAYFQFGKTTATKNLNASLLALKMNYKLTTAFIGTLGADLYSGDDGKDTSKSKTFNWLYGAPHSFNGYMDYWTASLPTQGLVDYYGQVAGNLTKKFSYEVGYHLFDTAKEVEYSSAKHGKSLGSELDIKLSYKMNSCVFVEGGWGAYFLSDNSRYLKLKAADAKSRTPNWAYISLTIKPDVFKIKLN; encoded by the coding sequence ATGAAATTGTTTATCAAAGGTAAAACGAACAAAATGGTTGGCGCAATGGCGTTATTGCTTTTCACAACAACGTCAACAGTAGCACAGGAATTGAGTATTAATGCAGAGCTCAGACCAAGAGCGGAATATCGGAGTGGATATGGTTCACCTATCACAGATTCATCGAGTCCGGCCGGCTTTATGCTGCAACGTAGCAGACTTGGTTTTGGTTTTAAAAATGCTTATTTGAAAACGAACTTCACCATTCAGGATTCACGCACATATGGCGAAGCAGGTGTAAACTCGGAAGCGGTGTCGTCTTCAGGCTCATTATCTGTTTACGAAGCATGGGCGGACATTCTACTTATTCCGGGAGGATCGGTCGCCATTGGGCGCCAAGCATTGAAATACGACGATAACCGTATATTCTCAGCTTCTAACTGGAGCAACACCGGAACTGCTCACGATGTGGTGGTGTTTAAGTATGAACTGGAAAATAGCTTTACCGGTAATCTGGGATTTGCCTATAACAATGATAAAGCTATTTCTAAAGAGACTATGTACTCGGCTGCGACTAAGTATCGGTATATGGGTTACTTATGGATTTCAAAGCCGCTTACTTCCGGTTTGCTTCTTACTGCTTTAGCACTCGACGAAGGAATTCAAAAAACAACGACCGACGCCAGCGGAACCACCACTTATAGTTCCAAAGTAGACATGTATCATAGATATACAGCGGGAGGTAATCTGAAGTATCAGAATCCCTCTTGTCCTTTCGATTTTCTTGCCACTGCTTATTTCCAATTTGGAAAAACAACAGCGACCAAGAATTTGAATGCTTCGTTACTGGCTCTGAAAATGAACTATAAATTGACAACTGCTTTCATCGGTACGCTAGGGGCTGATCTATATTCGGGTGACGATGGTAAAGACACTTCTAAAAGCAAGACTTTCAATTGGCTTTATGGCGCACCACATAGCTTTAACGGATATATGGACTATTGGACTGCATCACTTCCTACGCAAGGATTGGTAGACTATTATGGTCAAGTAGCAGGAAATCTGACTAAAAAGTTTTCGTATGAGGTAGGTTACCATCTCTTCGATACAGCAAAAGAGGTGGAGTATAGTAGTGCGAAGCATGGAAAGTCACTCGGATCGGAATTAGACATCAAACTATCGTATAAGATGAATAGTTGTGTGTTTGTAGAAGGTGGCTGGGGTGCTTATTTCCTCTCCGACAACAGCCGCTATCTAAAACTGAAAGCAGCGGATGCCAAAAGTCGTACTCCTAACTGGGCTTATATTTCATTGACCATCAAACCCGATGTTTTTAAAATCAAGCTAAATTAA
- a CDS encoding LysR family transcriptional regulator translates to MRNKQTFDIKGAFAIYKDDELFFGHTQYLLLKALIAEGSINAAAKKCKISYQQAWTVADRMNRLSPIPILIRKKGGKDGGGCSVGAYGEELIRLYENKMQQFAEEMSILNQNLDSCLL, encoded by the coding sequence ATGAGGAATAAACAAACATTCGACATAAAAGGAGCATTCGCAATTTATAAAGACGATGAGTTGTTTTTCGGACATACGCAATATCTGTTGCTAAAAGCTTTGATTGCCGAGGGTTCCATTAATGCGGCGGCAAAAAAGTGCAAGATTTCCTATCAACAAGCATGGACGGTGGCCGACAGAATGAATCGTTTGTCACCCATACCTATCTTGATTCGCAAAAAAGGAGGGAAAGATGGAGGTGGATGCAGCGTAGGAGCCTACGGAGAAGAATTGATACGTCTCTATGAAAATAAGATGCAGCAATTCGCTGAAGAAATGAGTATCTTAAACCAGAATTTAGATTCTTGTTTACTCTAA
- a CDS encoding sigma 54-interacting transcriptional regulator, whose protein sequence is MAMLRTCPMCEQDCEAKQELDFLMQIGNELSKGSIDLNSTIRLLKKQLNATCVILTLINHNTNKLFVEESYGPLDQDFSKLTYELGEGIIGRVVQSGEPKIIRSIAESKEFLNKLHFPLKANDKDISFICIPVKEKGKVIGALSVHKIYFGAPDFKNNVQLLTIISSMIARTARRRYESREEIDSLKKENSQLRKAISEQSYPNIEGNSSKLKEVFSLIQSVSPTNTTVLIRGESGVGKELIADAIHYNSTRKSRAYIKVNCAALPEGLIESELFGHEKGAFTGADSQRIGRFEAAHGGTIFLDEFGDIPPNVQVKLLRVIQQREIERLGSTRPIKIDVRIICATNKNLEKLIEDGKFREDLYYRINVFPVYIPPLRERLHDIPALADHFIAKFNEKNGRNVKRLTASAIDCLMVYHWPGNIRELENCIERACILSTDDVVHTNNLPPSLQNAISSQTKSHGTLDTILGKIEKQVIQDTLLSTNGNLVKAATQLGITERIMGLRIRKYNIEPKRFKYTNNASQD, encoded by the coding sequence ATGGCTATGCTTCGAACATGCCCGATGTGCGAACAAGATTGCGAAGCTAAACAGGAGTTGGATTTCCTTATGCAGATAGGAAATGAACTATCAAAAGGCAGTATAGATCTTAACAGCACCATCAGGCTTCTCAAAAAACAATTAAATGCAACCTGTGTTATCCTTACTCTAATTAATCATAATACAAACAAGTTGTTTGTGGAAGAATCTTATGGGCCCCTTGATCAGGACTTCAGTAAACTGACGTATGAACTTGGCGAGGGAATCATCGGACGAGTAGTGCAAAGTGGTGAACCGAAAATAATCCGCAGCATAGCTGAATCGAAAGAATTTCTGAACAAGCTACACTTTCCATTAAAGGCAAATGATAAAGACATCTCTTTCATTTGTATTCCGGTGAAAGAGAAAGGAAAAGTCATTGGTGCTCTGAGCGTACACAAAATCTATTTTGGTGCGCCCGATTTTAAGAATAATGTGCAGTTGCTCACCATCATCAGTTCAATGATAGCCCGTACAGCTCGCAGAAGATATGAATCGCGCGAAGAAATTGATTCTCTCAAAAAGGAAAATAGTCAATTGAGGAAAGCGATCAGCGAACAGTCTTACCCCAACATCGAAGGAAATTCAAGTAAACTAAAAGAAGTCTTCTCGCTCATTCAAAGTGTTTCGCCTACCAACACCACGGTGTTGATTCGTGGAGAAAGCGGTGTGGGTAAAGAATTGATTGCCGACGCTATACATTATAATAGTACACGCAAAAGCAGAGCATATATTAAAGTAAACTGTGCCGCTTTGCCCGAAGGACTGATCGAAAGTGAGCTTTTCGGTCATGAGAAGGGTGCCTTCACCGGTGCTGATTCTCAACGAATAGGTCGTTTCGAAGCTGCACATGGTGGTACCATCTTTCTGGATGAGTTTGGTGATATACCGCCCAATGTACAAGTGAAGTTGCTCAGGGTTATTCAGCAACGTGAAATAGAGCGATTGGGAAGTACCAGACCGATCAAGATTGATGTGAGAATAATCTGCGCTACCAATAAAAATCTGGAAAAACTGATTGAAGACGGAAAATTCCGCGAAGATCTATATTACCGCATCAATGTATTTCCGGTTTACATACCGCCACTGCGCGAACGCCTACACGACATACCGGCCTTGGCCGATCATTTTATCGCCAAGTTCAACGAAAAGAACGGGCGAAACGTAAAGCGACTCACTGCATCGGCCATCGATTGCCTTATGGTGTATCACTGGCCGGGAAATATTCGTGAGTTGGAGAACTGTATAGAACGAGCCTGCATCTTGAGTACGGATGATGTGGTGCACACCAACAATCTGCCACCTAGTTTACAAAATGCCATATCGAGCCAAACAAAGTCTCATGGCACGCTCGATACGATTTTGGGTAAGATAGAAAAACAAGTCATACAAGACACTTTGCTTTCCACCAACGGTAATCTGGTGAAAGCTGCCACGCAATTGGGCATTACAGAAAGAATAATGGGGCTCAGAATACGTAAATATAACATTGAGCCTAAACGATTTAAATATACTAATAATGCAAGTCAAGATTGA
- a CDS encoding GNAT family N-acetyltransferase: protein MQVKIEQPDLEICDFTNPQHCTALCNLINEYIADPMGGGSTLTEKQKLYLLDGLESHPCAIVLFVLSEGCIAGVINAFMNFSTFKCKPMINIHDVFVGKDYRGKGLGRKLIQGIAEIASNNGCGKITLEVRTDNEMAQSLYHSEGFEEGDTPMFFWTKQL from the coding sequence ATGCAAGTCAAGATTGAACAACCAGATTTAGAGATATGCGATTTTACCAATCCTCAGCATTGCACAGCTTTATGCAATCTGATCAATGAATACATAGCCGATCCTATGGGCGGCGGTTCTACACTCACTGAAAAACAAAAGCTTTATTTATTGGATGGGCTGGAATCACACCCGTGCGCCATTGTCTTGTTTGTGCTTAGCGAAGGTTGCATTGCCGGGGTGATAAATGCTTTTATGAACTTTTCCACCTTCAAGTGCAAACCGATGATTAATATTCACGATGTGTTTGTAGGCAAGGATTATCGAGGCAAAGGACTTGGCCGAAAGTTAATACAGGGCATAGCTGAAATAGCCAGCAACAATGGTTGCGGAAAGATAACCCTTGAAGTGCGTACGGACAATGAAATGGCTCAAAGCCTTTACCATTCCGAAGGCTTCGAAGAAGGAGATACACCGATGTTTTTTTGGACAAAACAACTTTAA
- the cbiB gene encoding adenosylcobinamide-phosphate synthase CbiB — MEPSAFYLFLYVSWGSLFAVSTGWLLDKLLGDPGFLPHPVVAFGKLIAWGEKTFNKGPRRILKGGLLAITLVLLTYFLVYLLMKVAMNINVYLAWGVAAVSVFYCLAGTTLIKEVRLVFVALDHSLDEGRKQVARIVGRNTEELTEQEVRTAALETLAENLSDGVIAPLFWYLLLGVPGMFAYKMINTLDSMIGYRNERYHLFGRIAARMDDVANYIPARITAFLMILVSGHFPILPLLAFVKQHGSSHASPNSGYPEAALAGILNCRFGGSHYYFGKLMYKPYIGTNDRLLTTADMRKAVLINNLAELLMVVVVQILILYTFR; from the coding sequence ATGGAACCTTCTGCATTTTATCTTTTTCTGTATGTCTCATGGGGAAGCTTGTTTGCTGTCTCCACAGGATGGCTTCTCGATAAACTATTGGGTGATCCGGGCTTTTTGCCCCATCCGGTAGTGGCTTTCGGCAAATTGATAGCATGGGGAGAGAAAACATTCAACAAAGGCCCTCGACGGATATTAAAAGGTGGATTGCTGGCCATAACATTGGTTCTTCTTACCTATTTTCTAGTTTATCTACTTATGAAGGTGGCGATGAACATCAATGTGTATTTGGCATGGGGCGTAGCTGCCGTATCAGTGTTCTATTGCTTGGCAGGTACTACGCTTATTAAAGAGGTCAGACTGGTATTTGTAGCGTTAGATCACTCATTGGATGAAGGTAGAAAGCAAGTTGCCCGCATTGTAGGGCGCAACACTGAGGAGCTGACAGAGCAGGAAGTGCGTACTGCTGCGCTCGAAACGCTGGCCGAAAATCTGAGTGACGGGGTGATAGCACCTTTGTTTTGGTATTTATTGTTGGGAGTGCCCGGTATGTTTGCTTATAAAATGATAAATACCCTCGATTCAATGATAGGATACAGGAATGAGCGATACCACTTGTTTGGTCGGATAGCGGCACGTATGGACGACGTGGCCAACTACATTCCCGCTCGCATCACAGCTTTCCTCATGATTTTGGTGAGTGGACATTTTCCGATACTACCTCTATTGGCATTTGTGAAGCAACACGGATCAAGTCATGCCAGTCCAAACTCAGGCTATCCGGAAGCTGCTTTGGCAGGTATATTAAACTGTCGGTTTGGTGGCTCGCATTACTATTTCGGAAAGCTAATGTACAAACCGTATATCGGTACGAATGATCGCCTCCTCACAACAGCCGACATGAGAAAGGCCGTGCTTATCAATAATTTAGCTGAGCTGTTGATGGTGGTGGTTGTACAAATTCTGATCCTTTACACCTTCCGATAA